One genomic window of Psychrobacter cibarius includes the following:
- a CDS encoding DUF1328 domain-containing protein, giving the protein MFRWAIIFAVIALLASLLGFGGVAGLSANLAYIFLAVAVILFIVAFVSRKM; this is encoded by the coding sequence ATGTTTCGCTGGGCTATTATTTTTGCCGTGATCGCACTGTTAGCAAGTTTATTGGGTTTTGGCGGTGTCGCAGGATTGTCTGCTAATTTGGCATATATTTTCTTAGCAGTCGCTGTCATTCTATTTATTGTGGCATTTGTAAGCCGCAAGATGTAA
- a CDS encoding 4a-hydroxytetrahydrobiopterin dehydratase: protein MSSLSDKQVNLQLEELPGWQREGNAIVKTYHFSDFIEAMSFMNQAAFHAEALEHHPEWRNTYNVVEVRLTTGDTGGITSHDIRLAKRMEHIVQPKRL, encoded by the coding sequence ATGAGTAGTTTATCTGATAAGCAAGTAAATTTGCAGCTAGAAGAATTGCCCGGTTGGCAGCGCGAGGGCAATGCTATCGTAAAAACATATCACTTTAGCGATTTCATCGAAGCCATGAGCTTTATGAATCAAGCAGCGTTCCATGCCGAAGCGCTCGAGCATCATCCCGAATGGCGCAACACGTATAACGTGGTAGAGGTACGCTTGACTACTGGCGATACCGGCGGTATTACCAGCCATGATATTCGTCTGGCGAAACGGATGGAACACATAGTCCAGCCGAAACGTTTATAG
- a CDS encoding GNAT family N-acetyltransferase, translated as MKNQNSEQNLTITHDEQAKRFETSIDGYTGYISYQERDDTLVYDHTIVPQELGGRGIGSALVKHALNYAREQNKKVIPQCSFVSSYISKHPDYQDLL; from the coding sequence ATGAAAAATCAAAACTCTGAACAAAACCTAACCATCACCCATGATGAACAGGCTAAACGCTTTGAGACCTCTATTGACGGTTATACTGGCTATATTAGCTATCAAGAGCGTGACGATACATTAGTTTATGATCATACTATCGTACCTCAGGAGCTAGGCGGGCGCGGTATTGGCTCAGCATTGGTCAAGCATGCCCTCAACTATGCTCGTGAACAAAATAAAAAAGTGATACCACAGTGCTCATTTGTCTCGTCATATATCAGCAAACATCCTGATTACCAAGACTTGCTATAG